In Oncorhynchus clarkii lewisi isolate Uvic-CL-2024 chromosome 16, UVic_Ocla_1.0, whole genome shotgun sequence, one genomic interval encodes:
- the LOC139368534 gene encoding LETM1 domain-containing protein 1-like isoform X2, translated as MALFCAAVCRRFSVDLYGIRTNGVTVIHSSFTATSGARLPLYRHYSSPKSRLGIGLQIVSRLQGANAKYELFLQRYFPRFYVLYHTFTKGIQLLFQDAKEVTVIRTRMLTNSVEVQDLPYRDMEKLRQFRRDMIKAIPLLLISIPPFANYLVFVLMYLFPRQLLIRHFWTPQQQTEFQGVNHSHRAQHHWAVLKGLESAGSHVKDGHLKINLLDLCNKVQSGVHPNISDIQVIRGLFSGAPLSIKRINANQMRQLCPLFFLTPRLPTPMIGTRLNSHAIELLQLDRALSRHGLHQLDDSELKQACYVRGLDSGSLSINQCREWLSQWLQFSSHLKGRNKE; from the exons ATGGCGCTGTTCTGTGCGGCGGTGTGCCGCCGTTTCTCTGTGGATTTGTACGGAATCAGAACTAATGGGGTTACAGTTATACACTCCTCTTTCACGGCCACCTCTGGAGCAAG ACTGCCCCTGTACAGACACTACTCATCCCCCAAATCCAGGCTAGGGATTGGCCTGCAAATTGTGTCAAGGCTGCAAGGGGCCAATGCCAAATATGAACTCTTCCTCCAAAGATATTTTCCTCGCTTTTATGTTCTCTATCACACTTTTACGAAAG gtaTTCAACTCCTTTTCCAAGATGCCAAAGAGGTGACGGTGATAAGAACAAGGATGCTCACCAACAGTGTCGAAGTCCAGGACTTGCCCTATCGTGATATGGAGAAACTCAGGCAG TTTCGCAGAGACATGATCAAAGCCATTCCACTGCTGTTAATTTCTATTCCTCCATTTGCCAACTACCTGGTTTTTGTCCTAAT GTACCTTTTCCCCCGCCAGCTCCTGATCCGCCACTTCTGGACCCCCCAGCAGCAGACTGAGTTCCAGGGAGTGAACCATTCCCACAGGGCCCAGCACCACTGGGCTGTGCTGAAGGGGCTTGAGAGTGCAGGTTCACATGTCAAAGATGGCCACCTAAAGATCAACCTACTAGACCTCTGCAACAAG gTGCAAAGTGGGGTACACCCTAACATATCTGACATCCAGGTGATTCGAGGCTTGTTTTCTGGAGCTCCCCTGAGTATCAAGAGAATAAACGCAAATCAGATG aggcAACTTTGTCCCCTGTTCTTCCTGACTCCCCGCCTCCCAACTCCCATGATTGGCACTCGACTGAACAGCCACGCCATAGAGCTGCTACAGCTGGACCGTGCTCTCAGCAGACATGGCCTGCACCAGTTGGATGACTCTGAGCTGAAACAG GCCTGCTATGTCAGGGGGCTTGATTCTGGCAGTCTCAGCATCAACCAGTGTCGGGAATGGCTTTCACAGTGGCTCCAGTTCTCCTCTCACCTGAAAG GAAGGAACAAGGAGTGA
- the LOC139368534 gene encoding LETM1 domain-containing protein 1-like isoform X1 codes for MALFCAAVCRRFSVDLYGIRTNGVTVIHSSFTATSGARLPLYRHYSSPKSRLGIGLQIVSRLQGANAKYELFLQRYFPRFYVLYHTFTKGIQLLFQDAKEVTVIRTRMLTNSVEVQDLPYRDMEKLRQFRRDMIKAIPLLLISIPPFANYLVFVLMYLFPRQLLIRHFWTPQQQTEFQGVNHSHRAQHHWAVLKGLESAGSHVKDGHLKINLLDLCNKVQSGVHPNISDIQVIRGLFSGAPLSIKRINANQMRQLCPLFFLTPRLPTPMIGTRLNSHAIELLQLDRALSRHGLHQLDDSELKQACYVRGLDSGSLSINQCREWLSQWLQFSSHLKESEVSLLVHSMVLLSANYPKPSHH; via the exons ATGGCGCTGTTCTGTGCGGCGGTGTGCCGCCGTTTCTCTGTGGATTTGTACGGAATCAGAACTAATGGGGTTACAGTTATACACTCCTCTTTCACGGCCACCTCTGGAGCAAG ACTGCCCCTGTACAGACACTACTCATCCCCCAAATCCAGGCTAGGGATTGGCCTGCAAATTGTGTCAAGGCTGCAAGGGGCCAATGCCAAATATGAACTCTTCCTCCAAAGATATTTTCCTCGCTTTTATGTTCTCTATCACACTTTTACGAAAG gtaTTCAACTCCTTTTCCAAGATGCCAAAGAGGTGACGGTGATAAGAACAAGGATGCTCACCAACAGTGTCGAAGTCCAGGACTTGCCCTATCGTGATATGGAGAAACTCAGGCAG TTTCGCAGAGACATGATCAAAGCCATTCCACTGCTGTTAATTTCTATTCCTCCATTTGCCAACTACCTGGTTTTTGTCCTAAT GTACCTTTTCCCCCGCCAGCTCCTGATCCGCCACTTCTGGACCCCCCAGCAGCAGACTGAGTTCCAGGGAGTGAACCATTCCCACAGGGCCCAGCACCACTGGGCTGTGCTGAAGGGGCTTGAGAGTGCAGGTTCACATGTCAAAGATGGCCACCTAAAGATCAACCTACTAGACCTCTGCAACAAG gTGCAAAGTGGGGTACACCCTAACATATCTGACATCCAGGTGATTCGAGGCTTGTTTTCTGGAGCTCCCCTGAGTATCAAGAGAATAAACGCAAATCAGATG aggcAACTTTGTCCCCTGTTCTTCCTGACTCCCCGCCTCCCAACTCCCATGATTGGCACTCGACTGAACAGCCACGCCATAGAGCTGCTACAGCTGGACCGTGCTCTCAGCAGACATGGCCTGCACCAGTTGGATGACTCTGAGCTGAAACAG GCCTGCTATGTCAGGGGGCTTGATTCTGGCAGTCTCAGCATCAACCAGTGTCGGGAATGGCTTTCACAGTGGCTCCAGTTCTCCTCTCACCTGAAAG AGTCAGAGGTGTCTCTGCTTGTGCACAGTATGGTCTTGCTCTCTGCCAACTACCCAAAGCCCTCTCACCATTGA
- the LOC139368535 gene encoding CD63 antigen-like yields the protein MGVEGRMKCVKYLLFFFNFIFWLCGLALVVLGVLVQVALHSTVVINNVSASSAPLVLIVVGVIVFFIAFFGCCGAWKESYCMVTMFSILLGLIIITEIGAAIAGYVFRGKLTVIVHDGLNDMVTKYSNGTAEFKKALDNLQVDLKCCGVTNATDWKGKFGSVPDSVPDSCCINVTAGCGQGAMGDALKIHQTGCETVVEKLLKKNIMWVIVAALVIAFLQIMGIIFACMLMGGIRSGYEVM from the exons CTGTGTGGTCTGGCTCTGGTAGTGCTGGGAGTTTTGGTTCAGGTGGCTCTCCACAGCACTGTAGTGATCAATAATGTCTCGGCCTCATCAGCCCCCTTGGTCCTCATCGTGGTGGGGGTCATCGTCTTCTTCATCGCTTTCTTTGGCTGCTGCggagcctggaaggagagttacTGCATGGTCACCATG TTTTCTATCCTTCTGGGTCTGATCATTATCACTGAGATTGGTGCTGCCATCGCTGGATATGTCTTCAGAGGCAAA CTGACAGTCATTGTCCATGATGGTCTCAATGACATGGTCACCAAGTACAGCAATGGCACCGCTGAATTCAAGAAGGCCCTGGACAATCTGCAAGTTGAC CTGAAATGTTGTGGTGTGACCAACGCCACTGACTGGAAAGGCAAGTTCGGGTCTGTTCCAGACTCTGTTCCAGACTCCTGTTGCATCAATGTCACCGCTGGCTGTGGTCAGGGGGCCATGGGGGATGCACTCAAGATACACCAGACG GGGTGTGAAACTGTTGTAGAGAAGCTGTTGAAGAAGAACATCATGTGGGTCATTGTAGCAGCACTGGTGATCGCTTTCCTGCAG ATCATGGGCATCATATTCGCCTGCATGTTGATGGGGGGCATTCGCAGTGGCTACGAAGTCATGTGA